In Longimicrobiaceae bacterium, the genomic window GCTGCAGCGCGGGCAGAAGATCGGGCGGAAGCAGATCCTGGAGGGGCTGGTCAACATCCAGTACACCCGCAACGACGTGGCCTTCGAGCGGGGCACCTTCCGCGTCCGCGGCGACACGGTGGAGATCTACCCGGCGTACGAGGAGCAGGGAGTCCGGGTTGAGCTGTGGGGCGACGAGGTCGACCGCATCTCCCGGTTCGACCCGCTCACAGGCGAGACCATCGCCACGCTCCCCCGGGCCGCCATCTACCCGGCGAAGCATTTCGTCACGCAGAAGCCCACCATCGAGCGGGCGGTGCAGCGGATCCGCGCCGAGCTGGACGAGCGCCTCAAGCAGCTCCTCTCGGAGAACCGGCTCCTGGAGGCGCAGCGGCTCGAGTCGCGGACCAACTTCGACGTGGAGATGATGCTGGAGATCGGGACGTGCGCGGGGATCGAGAACTACTCCCGCCACCTCGCCGGCCGCGGCGAGGGCGAGCGTCCCGCCTGCCTACTGGACTACTTCCCGGAGGACTACCTGGTCTTCATCGACGAGTCGCACGTGACCGTCCCCCAGATCGGGGGGATGTACAACGGCGACCGCGCCCGCAAGACCACGCTGGTGGAGCACGGCTTCCGGCTCCCCTCGGCGCTCGACAACCGCCCGCTCAAGTTCGACGAGTGGGAGGCGATGGTCCCCAAGGCCGTGTTCGTGTCGGCGACGCCGGGCGCGTACGAGCTGGAGAAGAGCGGGGGCGTGGTGGTGGAGCAGATCATCCGCCCCACCGGGCTCCTGGACCCGGTGGTGGACGTCCGCCCCGTGCGCGGGCAGGTGGACGACCTGATGGCGGAGATCCGCGAGCGCGAGAAGAAGGGGGAACGTGTCCTGGTGACCACGCTCACCAAGCGGATGTCCGAGGACCTGACGGACTTCTTCCAGCAGGCGGGGGTGCGGGTGCGCTACCTGCACTCCGACATCGACGCGCTGGAGCGGGTGGAGATCCTGCGCGACCTGCGGCTGGGGAAGTTCGACGTGCTGGTGGGGATCAACCTGCTCCGCGAGGGGCTGGACCTCCCCGAGGTGTCGCTGGTGGCGATCCTGGATGCCGACAAGGAGGGCTTCCTCCGCTCCGCCTCCTCGCTGATCCAGACGGTGGGGCGCGCCGCCCGCAACTCGGAGGGGAAGGCGATCCTGTACGCCGACAGGGTGACCGGCTCCATGAAGCGGATGATGGAGGAGACGGAGCGCCGCCGGGAGCTGCAGGCGGAGTACAACCGCGCGAACGGGATCATTCCGCAGACCATCATCAAGTCGGTGCAGGAGATCGAGCGCTCCACCCGGGTGGCCGACGCGCGCACCCGGGCCGAGCCGGAGCCGCGGGTCCGCAAGGTGGCGGAGAAGCGCGCGACGTACGACGCCAGGAGCCCGGAGATGCTGCTCAAGGAGCTGGAGCAGGAGATGCGGGACGCGGCGGCGCAGCTCGACTTCGAGCGGGCGGCGCTGCTGCGCGACCAGCTCCTGGAGGTGCGGGCGCAGGTGGACGGGGCGAAGAAGGCCACCCCCGCGGCGGCGCCGAAGCGCTCGCTCGGGGCGCTGCGGGGCTGACGAACCATGCGGAGCGAGGCGGTGCTGACCGAGGAGGAGCTGGCGGCCTGGGGGGAGCGGGTCGGCGCGGAGGTGGAGGTCCCCGTGGTGTTCGCGCTGAACGGCGACCTCGGGGCGGGGAAGTCCACCCTGGCGCGCGCGGTGGCGCGGGGGGCGGGGGTGGAGGGGGCGGTCCCCTCGCCGACCTTCAACCTCCTGTTCCGCTACGAGACGCCGCGGGGGTCCGTGCACCACCTGGACCTGTACCGCCTGGAGCGGCAGGACGACGTCTGGGAGCTGGGGTGGTCGGAGCTGGCGGCCGGTCCGGACCTGGTGCTAATCGAATGGGCGGAGAATGCCGACACTCTCCTCCCGTCCCCCCGCTGGGAGGTCACGCTGGAGGAATGCGGCGACCCGGACCGCCGTCGCGTGGAGCTGGCCCCGGTCGGCGAGCCCCCCGCGCTCCCGCCCCTCCCGGCGG contains:
- the uvrB gene encoding excinuclease ABC subunit UvrB, with translation MSSFKLVSPFSPKGDQPRAIGELTEGLARGDRYQTLLGATGTGKTLSMAHVIANHGRPALVMSHNKTLAAQLYGELKQFFPHNAVEYFVSYYDYYQPEAYVPSTDTYIEKDSNINEDIERLRLRSTSSLMEREDVIIVTSVSCIYGLGDPQAYRELMLTLQRGQKIGRKQILEGLVNIQYTRNDVAFERGTFRVRGDTVEIYPAYEEQGVRVELWGDEVDRISRFDPLTGETIATLPRAAIYPAKHFVTQKPTIERAVQRIRAELDERLKQLLSENRLLEAQRLESRTNFDVEMMLEIGTCAGIENYSRHLAGRGEGERPACLLDYFPEDYLVFIDESHVTVPQIGGMYNGDRARKTTLVEHGFRLPSALDNRPLKFDEWEAMVPKAVFVSATPGAYELEKSGGVVVEQIIRPTGLLDPVVDVRPVRGQVDDLMAEIREREKKGERVLVTTLTKRMSEDLTDFFQQAGVRVRYLHSDIDALERVEILRDLRLGKFDVLVGINLLREGLDLPEVSLVAILDADKEGFLRSASSLIQTVGRAARNSEGKAILYADRVTGSMKRMMEETERRRELQAEYNRANGIIPQTIIKSVQEIERSTRVADARTRAEPEPRVRKVAEKRATYDARSPEMLLKELEQEMRDAAAQLDFERAALLRDQLLEVRAQVDGAKKATPAAAPKRSLGALRG
- the tsaE gene encoding tRNA (adenosine(37)-N6)-threonylcarbamoyltransferase complex ATPase subunit type 1 TsaE, which produces MRSEAVLTEEELAAWGERVGAEVEVPVVFALNGDLGAGKSTLARAVARGAGVEGAVPSPTFNLLFRYETPRGSVHHLDLYRLERQDDVWELGWSELAAGPDLVLIEWAENADTLLPSPRWEVTLEECGDPDRRRVELAPVGEPPALPPLPADGGAP